In Nicotiana tabacum cultivar K326 chromosome 17, ASM71507v2, whole genome shotgun sequence, one DNA window encodes the following:
- the LOC107789129 gene encoding lysine histidine transporter-like 5 → MVQSKEVSMVESGNNSDDGRTNEQIDDLNKWLPITASRKAKWWYSAFHNVTAIVGAGVLGLPCAVSQLGWIPGIGMIIISWSVTLYSFWQLVNLHEHVPGKRFDRYPELGKHVFGLKRGYWMVMPQQMIVQVACDIVYMVTGGKSLRESVIMMFHWGRRINQTYYIMFFGVLQLILSQAPNFNSLKVVSFTAAVMSLSYSTIASIASIIKGIEHPKSANYGLRSHTTAGIIFDIFNSLGTIAFAFAGHSVALEIQATIPSTPERPSKGPMWRGVVVAYAIVAFCYLSVAASGFWAFGNLVADDVLVTLEHPNWLISLANFMVFLHVLGSYQVFAMPVFDTIESFLVKKRHFTPGRPLRLIARSVYVVLTMFVGICIPFFGGLLGFFGGLAFSSTSFFLPCMMWLVSHKPKRWSFHWIASWISIIIGVSITILAPIGGARTIIISAKNYTLFSHSEE, encoded by the exons ATGGTGCAAAGCAAAGAAGTTTCCATG GTTGAGAGTGGGAATAATTCCGATGATGGAAGGACAAATGAACAAATCGATGATCTGAATAAGTGGTTACCTATAACAGCTTCCCGAAAAGCCAAATGGTGGTATTCAGCATTCCATAATGTAACAGCCATCGTAGGAGCCGGTGTTCTAGGCTTACCATGCGCTGTGTCACAACTCGGCTG GATTCCAGGAATCGGGATGATAATAATTTCATGGAGTGTGACATTATACTCATTTTGGCAATTGGTTAATTTGCACGAGCATGTCCCGGGGAAGAGATTTGACCGATATCCTGAGTTAGGCAAACATGTTTTTGGCCTAAAGAGGGGTTACTGGATGGTGATGCCTCAACAGATGATTGTTCAGGTTGCCTGTGACATAGTATACATGGTTACAGGGGGGAAGTCTCTAAGGGAAAGTGTGATTATGATGTTCCATTGGGGTCGTCGGATTAATCAAACTTACTATATTATGTTTTTTGGAGTTCTTCAATTGATATTATCCCAAGCTCCTAATTTTAATTCCTTGAAGGTGGTCTCTTTTACAGCTGCTGTTATGTCTTTGAG TTACTCAACAATTGCGTCAATTGCATCGATCATCAAGGGAATTGAGCATCCGAAATCAGCTAATTATGGTCTTCGATCTCATACTACAGCTGGaataatatttgatattttcaaCAGCTTAGGAACCATTGCATTTGCATTTGCTGGACATAGTGTTGCATTAGAAATTCAAGCAACCATCCCTTCAACCCCGGAAAGACCCTCTAAAGGGCCAATGTGGCGGGGTGTTGTCGTGGCTTATGCAATAGTTGCATTTTGCTATTTATCAGTTGCAGCCTCTGGATTCTGGGCTTTTGGCAATCTTGTGGCTGATGACGTCCTTGTTACACTAGAACACCCAAATTGGCTAATTTCTCTTGCAAACTTCATGGTGTTTTTGCATGTTCTTGGAAGCTATCAG GTTTTTGCAATGCCTGTTTTTGACACGATTGAGTCTTTCTTGGTTAAAAAGCGTCATTTCACTCCAGGGCGACCTCTTCGCCTTATTGCCAGAAGCGTTTATGTTG TTCTCACGATGTTCGTTGGAATTTGCATTCCCTTTTTCGGAGGGTTGTTGGGCTTTTTCGGAGGATTGGCATTTTCATCCACATCATTTTTT CTCCCATGCATGATGTGGCTTGTGAGCCACAAACCTAAAAGGTGGAGCTTTCATTGGATCGCTTCTTGG ATTTCAATTATTATTGGCGTGAGCATAACCATCTTGGCACCAATAGGAGGAGCACGCACCATTATCATCTCAGCAAAGAATTATACATTATTCTCTCATTCTGAAGAGTGA